One stretch of Xanthomonas sp. DAR 35659 DNA includes these proteins:
- a CDS encoding methyl-accepting chemotaxis protein, which produces MKIMHMLAILVLVAVLALLALGGVGYSAQHGLLGAVAAQVTSSDALRNHMQADMMHDALRGDVTTALLAASRQDDAGIKAAHASLDEHAEEFRQALADNRKLPLDPALRAELEAVAPALQAYIAAANQVIHVVETHADSSAAYADFTEKFSQLETRMGAISERILALNQASRSAAEQHSRRATWQQASAVALAVLGLALAAGWILRSVSRLLGGEPRVAMDAARHIAEGRLDQPIPVAAKHGNSLMAALARMQRELRERIERERRVAAENLRIRTALDNASTGMYIADPDLTIVYANGALQTLLRSYGEDIRACAPAFDRSLDVVGQSVSLLEVGNAQDAEIYQRLDRQGAAQREVRYRSACIAQEISAIRNEAGEHLGFVCEWRDRTAEAKVEVEVAEVVRSAAAGDLSKRIDGDGKQGFFLLLAQQLNSLLDANAVSIDEVSRLLSALADGDLGARMHGEFHGVFATMRDDANATAERLAGIVARIQQATGNIHTAASEIAAGNDDLSRRTEQQAASLEETAASMEELTSTVKQNAEHARQANQLAAGAAAVASQGGEVVAQVVSTMSGIETSSKKIADIISVIDGIAFQTNILALNAAVEAARAGEQGRGFAVVASEVRTLAQRSANAAKEIKGLIDDSVGRVADGSLLVNRAGQTMQEIVASVQRVTDIMGEISAASQEQSAGIEQVNRTVTQMDEATQQNAALVEEATAAARAMEEQSVQLSDAVAVFRLVQDAPRAAGASALAAIMARTASAPGSAGHARAEQDAQALADTIDAQWQPS; this is translated from the coding sequence ATGAAGATCATGCACATGCTGGCGATCCTGGTGCTGGTGGCGGTGCTCGCGCTGCTCGCGCTGGGCGGCGTCGGCTACAGCGCACAGCACGGGTTGCTGGGCGCGGTCGCCGCGCAGGTCACCTCCTCCGACGCGCTGCGCAACCACATGCAGGCGGACATGATGCACGACGCCCTGCGCGGCGACGTGACCACAGCGCTGCTGGCCGCCTCGCGCCAGGACGACGCCGGGATCAAGGCGGCGCACGCTTCGCTCGACGAACATGCCGAGGAATTCCGCCAGGCGCTGGCAGACAACCGCAAGCTGCCGCTGGACCCGGCGTTGCGCGCCGAGCTGGAGGCGGTCGCGCCCGCGCTGCAGGCCTACATCGCCGCCGCGAACCAGGTCATCCACGTGGTGGAGACGCATGCCGACAGCAGCGCGGCCTATGCCGACTTCACCGAAAAATTCTCGCAGTTGGAAACGCGCATGGGCGCGATCAGCGAGCGCATCCTGGCGCTGAATCAGGCCAGCCGCAGCGCCGCCGAACAGCACAGCCGCCGCGCCACCTGGCAGCAGGCCAGCGCCGTGGCGCTGGCGGTGCTGGGCCTGGCCCTGGCCGCCGGCTGGATCCTGCGCTCGGTGTCGCGCCTGCTCGGCGGCGAGCCGCGGGTGGCGATGGATGCGGCCCGGCACATCGCCGAGGGCCGGCTGGACCAGCCGATCCCGGTGGCGGCCAAGCACGGCAACAGCCTGATGGCGGCGCTGGCGCGGATGCAGCGCGAACTGCGCGAGCGGATCGAGCGCGAGCGGCGCGTGGCCGCCGAGAACCTGCGCATCCGCACCGCGCTGGACAACGCCTCGACCGGCATGTACATCGCCGATCCCGACCTGACCATCGTCTACGCCAACGGCGCGCTGCAGACCCTGCTGCGCAGCTATGGCGAGGACATCCGCGCCTGCGCGCCGGCCTTCGACCGCTCGCTCGATGTGGTCGGCCAGTCGGTCTCGCTGCTGGAAGTGGGCAATGCGCAGGACGCGGAGATCTACCAGCGACTGGATCGCCAGGGCGCGGCGCAGCGCGAAGTGCGCTATCGCAGCGCCTGCATCGCCCAGGAGATCTCCGCGATCCGCAACGAGGCCGGCGAGCATCTGGGCTTCGTGTGCGAGTGGCGCGACCGCACCGCCGAGGCCAAGGTCGAAGTGGAAGTGGCCGAGGTCGTGCGCAGCGCCGCCGCCGGCGACCTGTCCAAGCGCATCGACGGCGACGGCAAGCAGGGCTTCTTCCTGCTACTGGCGCAGCAGCTCAACAGCCTGCTCGACGCCAACGCGGTCAGCATCGACGAGGTCTCGCGCCTGCTCAGCGCGCTGGCCGACGGCGACCTCGGCGCGCGCATGCATGGCGAGTTCCATGGCGTGTTCGCCACCATGCGCGACGACGCCAACGCCACCGCGGAACGCCTGGCCGGCATCGTCGCGCGCATCCAGCAGGCCACCGGCAACATCCACACCGCCGCCAGCGAGATCGCCGCCGGCAACGACGACCTCTCGCGTCGCACCGAGCAGCAGGCCGCCAGCCTGGAAGAGACCGCCGCCTCGATGGAGGAGCTGACCTCCACGGTCAAGCAGAATGCCGAGCATGCGCGCCAGGCCAACCAGCTCGCGGCGGGAGCGGCCGCGGTCGCCTCGCAGGGCGGCGAGGTGGTCGCGCAGGTGGTGAGCACCATGAGCGGCATCGAGACTTCCTCGAAGAAGATCGCCGACATCATCTCGGTGATCGACGGCATCGCCTTCCAGACCAACATCCTGGCGCTCAATGCCGCGGTGGAAGCGGCGCGCGCCGGCGAGCAGGGTCGCGGCTTCGCCGTGGTCGCCTCGGAGGTGCGCACCCTCGCCCAGCGCTCGGCCAATGCCGCCAAGGAGATCAAGGGCTTGATCGACGACTCGGTCGGCCGCGTCGCCGACGGTTCGCTGCTCGTCAACCGCGCCGGCCAGACCATGCAGGAGATCGTGGCCTCGGTGCAGCGCGTGACCGACATCATGGGCGAGATCTCCGCCGCGTCGCAGGAACAGTCGGCCGGCATCGAGCAGGTCAACCGCACCGTGACCCAGATGGACGAGGCCACCCAGCAGAACGCCGCCCTGGTCGAGGAGGCCACCGCGGCGGCACGCGCGATGGAAGAGCAGTCGGTGCAGTTGAGCGACGCGGTCGCGGTGTTCCGGCTGGTGCAGGACGCGCCACGCGCGGCCGGCGCTTCCGCCCTCGCCGCGATCATGGCCCGCACTGCCTCGGCGCCAGGTTCGGCCGGGCACGCACGCGCGGAGCAGGATGCGCAAGCCCTCGCCGATACGATCGACGCGCAGTGGCAGCCTTCCTGA
- a CDS encoding transporter has protein sequence MKPIVLASCLTLLGIASLAHAEEEPIATDRPDFVESSLTVGDRRLQVETSVAWERDDGANGYATPTLFRYGLGSTWELRLETDGWQHNDVPGGDGDISGFSDVSLGVKHHLAGSDDGASLAWLLHVDLPSGAQRLRGNGARPSFRLVAEWELSDSLSAGVMPGVIWDENEDGHRYAAGIFGVVLGKSWTERSRSFVELALPQIAKSDDGGTVALLDVGSAWLLSNDVQLDVAYSYGLNDRSPDHALGAGLSFRF, from the coding sequence ATGAAGCCGATCGTTCTCGCCAGCTGCCTGACCTTGTTGGGCATCGCCAGCCTCGCGCACGCCGAAGAGGAGCCGATCGCCACCGATCGCCCGGACTTCGTCGAATCCAGCCTCACCGTCGGCGACCGCCGGCTGCAGGTGGAGACCAGCGTCGCCTGGGAGCGCGACGACGGCGCCAACGGCTATGCCACCCCTACCCTGTTCCGCTACGGCCTCGGCTCGACCTGGGAGCTGCGCCTGGAAACCGACGGCTGGCAGCACAACGACGTGCCCGGCGGCGATGGCGACATTTCCGGTTTCTCCGACGTCTCGCTCGGGGTCAAGCATCACCTGGCCGGGTCCGACGACGGCGCCTCGCTGGCCTGGTTGCTGCACGTGGACCTGCCCAGCGGCGCGCAGCGCCTGCGCGGCAACGGCGCGCGGCCGTCGTTCCGCCTGGTCGCCGAATGGGAACTCAGCGACAGCCTCTCCGCCGGAGTGATGCCGGGCGTGATCTGGGACGAGAACGAGGACGGCCACCGCTACGCGGCCGGCATCTTCGGCGTGGTGCTCGGCAAGTCGTGGACCGAACGCAGCCGTTCGTTCGTCGAACTGGCGCTGCCGCAGATCGCCAAGAGCGACGACGGCGGCACCGTCGCCCTGCTCGACGTCGGCTCGGCCTGGCTGCTGAGCAACGACGTGCAACTGGATGTGGCCTACAGCTACGGCCTCAACGACCGTTCACCGGATCACGCGCTCGGCGCGGGCCTGTCCTTCCGTTTCTGA
- a CDS encoding methyl-accepting chemotaxis protein — MPLSPQAAASPRPHGLHRMVRAWHDLAIAKKLSVIGLLALAGLVTPVLLYSDKLDESVGVSRSELRSYAPLRDMLSLLGALQAERVETGAHAQAAAGRADRSLAELERSVPTLPGFDQSAKALARLRETLATGRGDSEVVAERAAAALDAMRDDSQLVYTPYVESYHLVVASLIYGPDTSEALTRLDAAADPSQAGAQAPVLHEQLAQIARHHARLRQELEKALGLLERPDPALAAAVATEAGRADHALAQLSGALDSGAPDADQRWNRALDEWGQALQTLSAASLRALQGQSARHLAEARSAMWWTIAGLSLLTLLLVVLCVRTLAALTRNVRRAASVAAQIAQGRLDTAIAATSRDESGQLLENMQRMQEQVQRVLAAQVEMAQRHDAGQISHRMDADAFPGDYGRMVRDSNALAASHIALTQRLAQIMGRYAIGDLSEDMEQLPGEKAVLTETMRTVKQNLTAMNQEINHLSSAAAAGNFAVRGDAQRFQYDFRVMVDSLNQLMATADGNLDALSTLLKAIAAGDLTARMHGQFQGVFATMRDDANATADQLADIVGRIQTAAVSINAAASEIATGNDDLSRRTEQQAASLEETAASMEELTSTVKQNAEHARQANQLAVGAASVASQGGEVAEQVAVTMSGIEASSKKIADIISVIDGIAFQTNILALNAAVEAARAGEQGRGFAVVASEVRTLAQRSAGAAKEIKGLIDDSVERVAAGSTLVGQAGQTMQEIVASVQRVTDIMGEISAASQEQSAGIEQVNQTVTQMDEATQQNAALVEEATAAARAMEEQAGQLADAVGAFKLSTTASTAKAHPGVSPSPSSKAPALDTRHATRAASPLGLQAHGA, encoded by the coding sequence ATGCCCCTGTCCCCCCAGGCCGCCGCCTCTCCCCGCCCTCACGGCCTGCATCGCATGGTCCGTGCCTGGCACGACCTGGCGATCGCCAAAAAACTGAGCGTCATCGGCCTGCTCGCCTTGGCCGGGCTGGTGACCCCGGTCCTGCTCTACAGCGACAAGCTCGACGAGAGCGTCGGCGTCAGCCGCAGCGAACTGCGCAGCTATGCGCCACTGCGCGACATGCTGTCGCTACTGGGTGCGCTGCAGGCCGAACGCGTCGAAACCGGCGCCCATGCGCAGGCGGCGGCGGGTCGCGCGGATCGATCGCTGGCCGAGCTGGAACGCAGCGTGCCCACCCTGCCCGGCTTCGACCAGAGCGCAAAGGCGCTGGCGCGCCTGCGCGAGACGCTGGCCACCGGGCGTGGCGACAGCGAGGTGGTCGCCGAGCGCGCCGCCGCCGCGCTGGATGCGATGCGCGACGACAGCCAACTGGTCTACACGCCCTATGTGGAAAGCTACCACCTGGTGGTGGCCAGCCTGATCTACGGCCCGGACACCAGCGAGGCGTTGACGCGCCTGGATGCCGCCGCCGACCCGTCGCAGGCCGGCGCGCAGGCGCCGGTCCTGCACGAGCAACTCGCGCAGATCGCCCGCCACCATGCACGGCTGCGGCAGGAACTGGAAAAAGCGCTGGGCCTGCTCGAGCGTCCGGATCCGGCGCTGGCCGCGGCCGTCGCGACCGAGGCGGGCCGGGCCGACCACGCCCTGGCGCAACTCTCCGGCGCGTTGGACAGCGGTGCGCCCGACGCGGACCAGCGCTGGAATCGCGCACTGGACGAATGGGGCCAGGCGCTGCAGACGCTGAGCGCCGCCTCGCTGCGCGCCCTGCAGGGACAGTCCGCCCGCCACCTGGCGGAAGCGCGCAGCGCGATGTGGTGGACGATCGCCGGGCTCAGCCTGCTGACGTTGCTGCTGGTGGTGCTGTGTGTGCGCACCCTGGCGGCGCTGACCCGCAACGTGCGTCGTGCCGCCAGCGTCGCCGCCCAGATCGCGCAAGGCCGTCTGGACACCGCGATCGCGGCGACCAGCCGCGACGAAAGCGGCCAATTGCTGGAGAACATGCAGCGGATGCAAGAGCAAGTGCAGCGCGTGCTGGCGGCGCAGGTCGAGATGGCGCAGCGCCACGACGCGGGCCAGATCAGCCACCGCATGGACGCCGACGCCTTCCCCGGCGATTACGGGCGCATGGTCCGGGACAGCAACGCGCTGGCCGCTTCGCACATCGCGCTGACCCAGCGCCTGGCGCAGATCATGGGCCGCTACGCGATCGGCGACCTGTCCGAGGACATGGAGCAATTGCCCGGCGAGAAGGCGGTGCTGACCGAGACCATGCGCACGGTCAAGCAGAACCTGACCGCGATGAACCAGGAGATCAACCACCTGTCCTCGGCGGCGGCGGCCGGCAACTTCGCCGTGCGCGGCGATGCGCAGCGCTTCCAGTACGACTTCCGCGTCATGGTCGACAGCCTCAACCAGCTGATGGCCACCGCCGACGGCAACCTGGACGCCCTGTCCACGCTGCTCAAGGCCATCGCCGCCGGCGACCTGACCGCGCGCATGCACGGCCAGTTCCAGGGCGTGTTCGCCACCATGCGCGACGACGCCAACGCCACCGCCGACCAGCTCGCCGATATCGTCGGCCGCATCCAGACCGCGGCGGTCAGCATCAATGCCGCGGCCAGCGAGATCGCCACCGGCAACGACGACCTGTCGCGCCGCACCGAGCAGCAGGCCGCCAGCCTGGAAGAAACCGCCGCGTCCATGGAGGAACTGACCTCCACCGTGAAGCAGAATGCCGAACACGCACGGCAGGCCAACCAGCTCGCCGTGGGCGCCGCTTCGGTCGCCTCGCAAGGCGGCGAAGTGGCCGAACAGGTCGCCGTCACCATGAGCGGGATCGAGGCGTCGTCGAAGAAGATCGCCGACATCATCAGCGTCATCGACGGCATCGCCTTCCAGACCAACATCCTGGCACTCAATGCCGCGGTGGAAGCGGCGCGCGCCGGCGAACAGGGCCGCGGCTTCGCCGTGGTCGCCTCGGAAGTGCGCACCCTCGCCCAGCGTTCGGCGGGCGCGGCCAAGGAGATCAAGGGCCTGATCGACGATTCGGTCGAGCGCGTCGCCGCAGGCTCGACCCTGGTCGGTCAGGCCGGCCAGACCATGCAGGAGATCGTGGCCTCGGTGCAGCGCGTGACCGACATCATGGGCGAGATCTCCGCTGCCTCGCAGGAACAGTCCGCCGGCATCGAACAGGTCAACCAGACCGTCACCCAGATGGACGAGGCCACCCAGCAGAACGCCGCGCTGGTCGAGGAAGCCACCGCCGCCGCGCGCGCGATGGAGGAACAGGCCGGCCAGTTGGCCGATGCGGTCGGGGCTTTCAAGCTGTCCACCACCGCGTCCACGGCCAAGGCCCATCCTGGCGTATCGCCGAGTCCATCCAGCAAAGCTCCAGCACTAGATACAAGGCACGCCACGCGAGCGGCCAGCCCCCTGGGCCTCCAAGCACACGGGGCCTGA
- a CDS encoding methyl-accepting chemotaxis protein: MKSKNLTISTQLAIGFGAVVLVMLVVGAISLNSQSSLNSAMEINEHTFKVLASGEEMQENALNIETGTRGYLLSGDKQHLQPFEKGQAAFEKGFADAKQLTVDNPKQQTRLAEVDKAYQQLLAVEKDTIGIREGDNGAEQALAVFREGRDRVAMGKIRQLLSDFSNEESGLLAKRAAELEAVRARGKWSVLLGSLIAVVVAMGMGLVIRRQLVKRMGQAITVADAIAAGKLDNAIDTQSRDETGRLLISMNKMQTQLQSVLAAQAEMAKRHDAGQISYRMDAKAFPGDYGRMVHDSNELAGSHIAVKLRLAQIMGRYAIGDLSEDMDRLPGEKAVLSETMDTVKQNLTAMNQEIGQLASAAAAGNFAVRGDAQRFQYDFRAMVDSLNQLMATADGNLESLSTLLKAIASGDLTARMQGEFQGVFATMRDDANATAAQLADIVGRIQAAAVSINAASSEIATGNDDLSRRTEQQAASLEETAASMEELTSTVKQNAEHARQANQLAVGAASVASQGGEVAEQVAVTMSGIETSSKKIADIISVIDGIAFQTNILALNAAVEAARAGEQGRGFAVVASEVRTLAQRSANAAKEIKGLIDDSVTRVAEGSALVDQAGRTMKEIVASVQRVTDIMGEISAASQEQYAGIEQVNQTVTQMDEATQQNAALVEEATAAARAMEDQARQLTDTVAVFKIDDGAATASRRQPTSVPAPIAAVVKAQAAAPRTVRGTAPKRVAGAAAAAITADTSWHEF; the protein is encoded by the coding sequence ATGAAATCCAAGAATCTGACCATTTCCACCCAACTCGCGATCGGTTTCGGCGCCGTGGTGCTGGTGATGCTCGTCGTCGGCGCCATCAGCCTCAACAGCCAGTCCAGCTTGAACAGCGCGATGGAGATCAACGAACACACGTTCAAGGTGTTGGCGAGCGGCGAGGAGATGCAGGAGAACGCCCTGAACATCGAGACCGGCACGCGCGGCTACCTGCTGTCCGGCGACAAGCAGCATCTGCAGCCCTTCGAGAAGGGCCAGGCCGCGTTCGAAAAGGGCTTTGCCGACGCCAAGCAACTGACGGTGGACAATCCCAAGCAACAGACGCGCCTGGCGGAAGTGGACAAGGCGTACCAGCAACTGCTGGCCGTGGAAAAGGACACCATCGGCATCCGCGAGGGCGACAACGGCGCCGAGCAGGCGCTGGCCGTGTTTCGCGAGGGACGCGACCGCGTCGCGATGGGCAAGATCCGCCAGCTGCTCAGCGACTTCAGCAACGAGGAGAGCGGCCTGTTGGCCAAGCGCGCCGCCGAGCTGGAGGCCGTGCGCGCGCGGGGCAAGTGGTCGGTGCTGCTGGGCAGCCTGATCGCGGTCGTCGTGGCGATGGGCATGGGCCTGGTGATCCGGCGCCAGTTGGTCAAGCGCATGGGCCAGGCCATCACCGTCGCCGACGCGATCGCCGCGGGCAAGCTCGACAACGCCATCGACACCCAGTCGCGCGACGAGACCGGCCGCCTGCTGATCAGCATGAACAAGATGCAGACCCAGTTGCAGTCGGTGCTGGCCGCGCAGGCGGAAATGGCCAAGCGCCACGATGCCGGGCAGATCAGCTACCGCATGGACGCCAAGGCGTTCCCCGGCGACTACGGGCGCATGGTGCACGACAGCAACGAACTGGCCGGTTCGCACATCGCGGTCAAGCTGCGCCTGGCGCAGATCATGGGCCGCTACGCGATCGGCGACCTGTCCGAGGACATGGATCGACTGCCCGGCGAGAAGGCCGTGCTGAGCGAGACCATGGACACGGTCAAGCAGAACCTGACCGCGATGAACCAGGAGATCGGCCAACTGGCTTCCGCGGCAGCGGCCGGCAACTTTGCCGTGCGCGGCGATGCGCAGCGCTTCCAGTACGACTTCCGCGCCATGGTCGACAGCCTCAACCAGCTGATGGCCACCGCCGACGGCAACCTGGAATCGCTGTCCACGCTGCTGAAGGCCATCGCGTCCGGCGACCTGACCGCGCGCATGCAGGGCGAGTTCCAGGGCGTGTTCGCCACCATGCGCGACGACGCCAACGCCACCGCCGCGCAGTTGGCCGACATCGTCGGCCGCATCCAGGCCGCGGCGGTCAGCATCAATGCCGCGTCCAGCGAGATCGCCACCGGCAACGACGACCTGTCGCGCCGCACCGAGCAGCAGGCCGCCAGCCTGGAGGAGACCGCCGCGTCCATGGAGGAACTGACCTCCACCGTGAAGCAGAACGCCGAACACGCGCGCCAGGCCAACCAGCTTGCCGTTGGGGCCGCGTCGGTCGCCTCGCAGGGCGGCGAAGTGGCCGAACAGGTCGCCGTCACCATGAGCGGCATCGAGACCTCGTCGAAGAAGATCGCCGACATCATCAGCGTCATCGACGGCATCGCCTTCCAGACCAACATCCTGGCACTCAATGCCGCGGTGGAAGCGGCACGCGCCGGCGAACAGGGCCGCGGCTTCGCCGTGGTCGCCAGCGAGGTGCGCACCCTCGCCCAGCGCTCGGCCAATGCCGCCAAGGAGATCAAGGGCCTGATCGACGACTCGGTCACCCGCGTCGCCGAAGGCTCGGCCCTGGTGGACCAGGCCGGCCGCACCATGAAGGAGATCGTGGCCTCGGTGCAGCGCGTGACCGACATCATGGGCGAAATCTCCGCCGCCTCGCAGGAACAGTACGCCGGCATCGAGCAGGTCAACCAGACCGTGACGCAGATGGACGAGGCGACCCAGCAGAACGCCGCGCTGGTCGAGGAAGCCACCGCCGCGGCGCGCGCGATGGAAGACCAGGCACGTCAGCTCACCGACACCGTCGCCGTGTTCAAGATCGACGATGGCGCCGCGACGGCGAGCCGGCGCCAGCCGACCAGCGTCCCGGCTCCGATCGCCGCGGTGGTCAAGGCGCAGGCAGCGGCGCCGCGCACGGTGCGCGGCACCGCTCCCAAGCGCGTGGCCGGTGCCGCCGCTGCCGCGATCACCGCCGACACCAGCTGGCACGAGTTCTAA
- a CDS encoding methyl-accepting chemotaxis protein — MNAMPPTPTSRSTSVATRLMLGVASIAVLCFGVTAAIIYVRSSDALLTSAKAGMTDAAYLEAKRISSDIGTAFVSNQAFANTLLAQRNQDGKVRDTFSDILHRELRQHPDWTGLGTLWEPQALDGNDSAYANTQGHDASGRYMVYWAWQGDTQVREPLRDYEVPGAGDWYLKARQQHRPTVVEPYVYEIGGNKVLMTTLTTPIMEDGKFLGVVTTDFGLAKLQERVAKLRPLGEGRVRLLSPGGAIIADRDPAMVGKKLQDPATRALLASIDKGENVIREVADAQTGGTDVEVYVPLQIGQAQERFALGVSVPRAVLMAQARSLLWTIVAVGLCAALLLSGGLFVLLRRLVVQPLARAVEVSGAVADGRLDSRVQYPRNDELGSLFGSLQRMQEQLRAVLDAQKDMAQRHDAGQISHRMDADAFPGDYGRMVRDSNALAASHIALTQRLAQIMGRYAIGDLSEDMEQLPGEKAVLTETMRTVKQNLTAMNQEINHLASAAAAGNFAVRGDAQRFQYDFRAMVDSLNQLMATADGNLQALSALLQAIAAGDLTARMQGEFQGVFATMRDDANATAEQLAGIVGRIQTAALSINSAASEIAAGNDDLSRRTEQQAASLEETAASMEELTSTVKQNAEHARQANQLAAGAATVAVQGGEVTSQVVVTMSGIETSSKKIADIISVIDGIAFQTNILALNAAVEAARAGEQGRGFAVVASEVRTLAQRSANAAKEIKGLIDESVTRVAEGSALVNQAGQTMQEIVTSVQRVTDIMSEISAASQEQYAGIEQVNQTVTQMDEATQQNAALVEEATAAARAMEDQAGQLTQAVALFKLDATAAAPAAATARPVVAAVPATTKPRSTPGKRSQAPVRAVTSVSSHGNEGQWQEF, encoded by the coding sequence ATGAATGCCATGCCTCCGACACCCACCTCCCGCTCCACCAGCGTCGCCACCCGCCTGATGCTCGGCGTGGCATCGATCGCCGTGCTGTGCTTCGGTGTCACCGCCGCGATCATCTACGTGCGCAGCAGCGATGCCCTGCTCACCTCGGCCAAGGCCGGCATGACCGATGCCGCCTATCTCGAAGCCAAACGCATCTCCAGCGACATCGGCACCGCCTTCGTCTCCAACCAGGCCTTCGCCAACACGCTGCTGGCGCAGCGCAACCAGGACGGCAAGGTCCGCGACACGTTCAGCGACATCCTGCACCGCGAACTGCGCCAGCATCCGGACTGGACCGGCCTGGGCACGCTGTGGGAACCGCAGGCGCTGGACGGCAACGACAGCGCCTACGCCAACACCCAGGGCCACGACGCCAGCGGCCGCTACATGGTGTACTGGGCCTGGCAGGGCGACACCCAGGTGCGCGAGCCGCTGCGCGACTACGAGGTGCCCGGCGCGGGCGACTGGTACCTGAAGGCACGGCAGCAGCACCGCCCGACCGTGGTCGAGCCCTACGTATACGAAATCGGCGGCAACAAGGTGCTGATGACCACGCTGACCACGCCGATCATGGAGGACGGCAAGTTCCTGGGCGTGGTCACCACCGACTTCGGCCTGGCCAAGCTGCAGGAGCGCGTGGCCAAGCTGCGCCCGCTGGGCGAGGGCCGCGTGCGCCTGTTGTCGCCCGGCGGCGCGATCATCGCCGACCGCGATCCGGCGATGGTCGGCAAGAAGCTGCAGGACCCGGCCACGCGCGCCTTGCTGGCCAGTATCGACAAGGGCGAGAACGTGATCCGCGAGGTCGCCGACGCGCAGACCGGCGGCACCGACGTGGAAGTCTACGTGCCGCTGCAGATCGGCCAGGCGCAGGAACGGTTCGCGCTGGGCGTGTCGGTGCCGCGCGCGGTGCTGATGGCGCAGGCGCGCTCGCTGCTTTGGACCATCGTCGCGGTCGGCCTGTGCGCGGCGCTGCTGCTCAGCGGCGGCCTGTTCGTGCTGCTGCGGCGGCTGGTGGTCCAGCCGCTGGCGCGGGCGGTGGAGGTCTCCGGCGCCGTCGCCGACGGGCGTCTGGACAGCCGCGTCCAGTACCCGCGCAACGACGAACTGGGCAGCCTGTTCGGCTCGTTGCAACGCATGCAGGAGCAACTGCGCGCGGTACTCGACGCGCAGAAGGACATGGCGCAGCGCCACGACGCCGGCCAGATCAGCCATCGCATGGACGCCGACGCCTTCCCCGGCGATTACGGGCGCATGGTCCGCGACAGCAACGCGCTGGCCGCTTCGCACATCGCGCTGACCCAGCGCCTGGCGCAGATCATGGGCCGCTACGCGATCGGCGACCTGTCCGAGGACATGGAGCAACTGCCCGGCGAGAAGGCGGTGCTGACCGAGACCATGCGCACCGTCAAGCAGAACCTGACCGCGATGAACCAGGAGATCAACCACCTGGCCTCCGCCGCGGCGGCGGGCAACTTCGCCGTGCGCGGCGATGCGCAGCGCTTCCAGTACGACTTCCGCGCCATGGTCGACAGCCTCAACCAGCTGATGGCCACCGCCGACGGCAACCTCCAGGCGCTGTCCGCCCTGCTGCAGGCGATCGCCGCGGGCGACCTGACCGCGCGCATGCAGGGCGAGTTCCAGGGCGTGTTCGCCACCATGCGCGACGACGCCAATGCCACCGCCGAACAGTTGGCCGGCATCGTCGGCCGCATCCAGACCGCGGCATTGAGCATCAACAGCGCCGCCAGCGAGATCGCCGCCGGCAACGACGACCTGTCGCGCCGCACCGAGCAACAGGCCGCCAGCCTGGAAGAGACTGCCGCGTCGATGGAGGAGCTGACCTCCACCGTCAAGCAGAACGCCGAGCACGCGCGCCAGGCCAACCAGCTCGCGGCCGGCGCGGCGACGGTCGCCGTGCAGGGCGGCGAAGTGACCAGCCAGGTCGTCGTCACCATGAGCGGCATCGAGACCTCGTCGAAGAAGATCGCCGACATCATTTCAGTGATCGACGGCATCGCCTTCCAGACCAACATCCTGGCGCTCAATGCCGCGGTGGAAGCGGCGCGCGCCGGCGAACAGGGCCGCGGCTTCGCCGTGGTCGCCAGCGAGGTGCGCACCCTGGCGCAACGCTCGGCGAATGCCGCCAAGGAGATCAAGGGGCTGATCGACGAATCGGTCACCCGCGTCGCCGAAGGCTCGGCGCTGGTGAACCAGGCCGGCCAGACCATGCAGGAGATCGTGACCTCGGTGCAACGCGTCACCGACATCATGAGCGAGATCTCCGCCGCCTCGCAGGAACAGTACGCCGGCATCGAACAGGTCAACCAGACCGTCACCCAGATGGACGAGGCCACCCAGCAGAACGCGGCCCTGGTCGAGGAAGCCACCGCCGCGGCGCGCGCGATGGAGGACCAGGCCGGCCAGCTGACCCAGGCGGTCGCGCTATTCAAGCTCGACGCGACGGCCGCCGCCCCGGCGGCGGCCACGGCCCGGCCGGTCGTGGCGGCGGTGCCGGCGACCACGAAGCCCAGGAGCACGCCGGGCAAGCGCAGCCAGGCGCCGGTGCGTGCGGTGACCAGCGTATCCAGCCACGGCAACGAGGGGCAGTGGCAGGAGTTCTGA